In Rhizobium oryzihabitans, one DNA window encodes the following:
- the paaB gene encoding 1,2-phenylacetyl-CoA epoxidase subunit PaaB has protein sequence MSSEWPLWEVFIRGQHGLNHRHVGSLHAPDAEMAVNNARDVYTRRNEGVSIWVVRSSDITASAPSEKGPLFEPSNSKVYRHPTFFDVPEEVGHM, from the coding sequence ATGTCCAGCGAATGGCCCCTCTGGGAGGTCTTCATCCGCGGCCAGCACGGCCTCAATCATCGCCATGTCGGCAGCCTGCATGCGCCGGATGCGGAAATGGCCGTCAACAATGCCCGCGACGTCTATACCCGCCGCAATGAGGGTGTCAGCATCTGGGTGGTCCGCTCCAGCGACATCACCGCCAGTGCGCCGTCGGAAAAGGGACCGCTATTCGAGCCGTCCAATTCCAAGGTTTACCGTCATCCGACTTTCTTCGACGTGCCGGAAGAAGTGGGGCATATGTGA